From one Drosophila subpulchrella strain 33 F10 #4 breed RU33 chromosome 3L, RU_Dsub_v1.1 Primary Assembly, whole genome shotgun sequence genomic stretch:
- the LOC119552768 gene encoding caskin-1, producing MKPQFTRKAKPEPTTTPTAIEPKTSTKLANPKPRSATVVVKRRGNGGPTVGPGGGNSGGGSATGGNPRGGQSRGSNSGRGNSGKGNPGGCNSGRGNPGGSNSGGVNSARGNNTGRRGGSSSSNTNRESCNFVPVRRKPLGDYMPLEEPSSSSRPTTSSSSYLPDNPYPMSYAAAVESHPVSRLKVKVVLSPRVKRVGNQPVVKRQSPKSSPVTKVKMNPPPMSPPSPPSPPSPPPQSKPHNVQVNSKENTVTPVDPQSRIVEENPIKPTNSTPSVSSSKSKSKKSKKAKKKKLAEAESEALPVPEKPSPSLQSSSPTGSEVFAYLDHHHVRMQRFLAQQTAGQGPYPNRGHVKSSKHTVQLPTHRSLFDLDERLFQRGDLEAAALLAQNKVMLQKWLEPSMLIS from the exons atgaaacccCAGTTCACCCGAAAAGCCAAA CCAGAGCCAACCACAACACCTACAGCAATAGAACCAAAGACGTCGACCAAACTGGCGAATCCGAAACCAAGATCCGCGACGGTGGTGGTGAAGCGCCGAGGTAATGGTGGTCCAACCGTTGGCCCCGGAGGAGGTAATTCCGGAGGAGGTAGTGCCACAGGAGGTAACCCAAGAGGCGGTCAGTCCAGGGGAAGTAATTCGGGAAGAGGTAATTCCGGAAAGGGTAATCCGGGAGGATGTAATTCGGGACGAGGTAATCCCGGTGGAAGTAATTCCGGAGGAGTCAATTCGGCAAGGGGTAATAATACTGGACGTAGAGGTGGCTCCTCTTCCTCTAACACGAACAGGGAGTCCTGCAATTTCGTTCCGGTTCGTCGTAAGCCCCTCGGCGATTATATGCCCCTTGAGGAACCGTCTTCCTCCAGTCGTCCAACTacatcctcctcctcctacTTACCCGACAATCCCTATCCCATGAGCTATGCCGCCGCCGTGGAATCGCATCCCGTTTCCAGGCTCAAGGTGAAGGTGGTACTATCTCCACGTGTCAAACGGGTCGGCAATCAGCCGGTGGTCAAGCGTCAGAGTCCCAAGAGCTCTCCCGTCACCAAGGTCAAAATGAATCCTCCGCCGATGTCGCCGCCATCGCCGCCATCGCCGCCGTCGCCGCCGCCGCAGTCCAAGCCACACAATGTCCAGGTGAATTCAAAGGAGAACACGGTGACTCCGGTCGATCCGCAGTCTCGGATTGTCGAGGAGAATCCTATCAAGCCGACCAACTCAACTCCATCAGTCAGCAGTTCAAAATCCAAGTCGAAGAAATCCAAGAAGGCCAAGAAGAAGAAACTGGCAGAGGCTGAATCTGAAGCGCTTCCCGTTCCAGAGAAGCCATCACCGAGTCTTCAGAGTTCCTCGCCCACGGGCTCCGAAGTCTTCGCCTACTTGGACCATCATCATGTGCGAATGCAACGCTTCCTGGCTCAGCAGACGGCTGGACAGGGACCATATCCCAACCGTGGCCACGTGAAGTCCAGCAAACACACCGTTCAACTGCCGACCCATCGATCCCTCTTCGATTTAGATGAGAGACTCTTCCAACGCGGTGATCTGGAGGCCGCCGCCCTTTTGGCCCAGAACAAGGTCATGCTGCAAAAGTGGCTGGAGCCCAGCATGTTGATCTCCTAG